A single genomic interval of Flammeovirga agarivorans harbors:
- a CDS encoding hybrid sensor histidine kinase/response regulator transcription factor yields MKYIYQVIFLVLYLLTPINSLGVENFEIQKLTVSQGLAHSDVRGICQDDYGFLWIATLKGLSMFNGKEVTNFQYNQFNKSDFPTNRIIAMKKGKGPYLYLLLENHGISIFNTDDYTIKNFHLLNDKDNVNLLDLRTMSLLYMDGYGDKLFLASRKGFVYQVNLDANGKPVQIEKLKIINDLTKKDYRIRSILADDDGNLWVCSRNGLYLRQKGDDIKKVNFKNKNITDLKKIFKINKDNYLIGTNQSAYKFNLKTGNVKRILANKKINEVTGFLKRENNELWIGTNNGIWIKPEHGKPRHLIPDESSMVNRISVLYKDNSNSLWIGCNAIGVRYINTKSQVVDNIPLKTGQEDGIKKGFITSISKIDNYLLIGSMDTDLYFYDLNKKEFTTSRVFNNSNFVTKILVTKDRRIWIGTRNNGLKVSKKPFTSIADLEWINARNEIKNAEKVRGKISYIQDLFEDKYNNLWVSSHDLPLFRYNISEKTVQLYEGYDNNEIQVSNLYYEPTKDLIWLSTMNYGLFRLTVENDKIKSTRHYKSNLNDATTISSNYTWSVVRDFNDKIWVGTIGGGLNLLKDEEKGIFEKLNATNSDSDIECLLVDAIQKKIWYAGGTIASYDPQTKENIIYSRVDGVKNENGFKVGADYLAEDGIMYFGGVENLSFIDPNKLIHNNFNPTINLTSLSVNESPVHIGQEVDGRVILEKGLHITDKFVLGPDQKNFNISFIAIYPSAVNQVEYQYKLEGYDSHWIRVNKGENKVYFSNLPSGEYTFNVRTRISNGEWSIPATVKIKIEKPFWKQWYFILTLIIVVMVILVIININYLRQQKLAHKLEITELEREKDQELIDQKLKFYTNISHELRTPLTLMKGPLEDLVSNHSIRSSLREKVLLAYNQTNKLLDLVNQLLDFRKIENEKIQLNLQNGNFYDFIHEIFTTFNYKAKSKQIDYKFTSKKGDYIMAFDKSKMETVFMNLFSNAFKFTEEGGAIKLKLNTFEKDNQPTLSITVEDNGLGIDEKSISKIFDRFYQTGNANSIRISGSGIGLSIAKEIIEVHEGSLSVTSKEAVGTTFVIELPMKTVENNTSEVLPENYFIEDVNLKQDEEENQNIEGAKILIVEDNTDIRNFIINLFEGSCEVLDAENGQEALNIIKKDKEIDLIISDIMMPVMDGLDFCKHVKKDPDTWHIPIFLLTARTSTSHELEGLEYGADMYITKPFSPAVLKKTVYNTLKHRKRLSTMYNDVIKLQKPISLYEEEKEGEFLKEMVTIVEKYLSSPDFKVHTIVTEMGMSQSVLYKKLKEVTGKSIIEFVKDIRMRKAGELLLKGDKKVFEIADEVGIGDIKYFRKCFKEHYGMSSTEYMKKMKSFSEETQE; encoded by the coding sequence ATGAAGTATATATATCAAGTAATTTTTTTAGTACTTTATTTACTAACACCTATTAATAGTCTTGGAGTTGAAAACTTTGAAATCCAAAAGTTGACAGTTTCCCAGGGATTAGCCCATTCTGATGTTAGAGGAATCTGTCAGGATGACTATGGTTTTTTATGGATTGCGACTCTAAAAGGGTTGAGTATGTTTAATGGTAAAGAGGTCACCAATTTTCAATACAACCAATTCAATAAAAGTGATTTTCCCACCAATAGAATTATTGCTATGAAGAAAGGGAAAGGTCCTTACTTATACCTACTACTAGAAAATCATGGTATCTCAATTTTCAATACAGACGATTACACCATAAAAAATTTCCATCTTTTAAATGACAAGGACAATGTGAATCTATTGGATTTAAGGACAATGTCATTGCTCTACATGGATGGCTATGGTGATAAACTATTTTTAGCTTCAAGAAAAGGATTTGTCTATCAAGTGAACCTTGATGCTAATGGTAAGCCTGTACAAATCGAGAAGTTGAAAATCATCAATGACTTGACAAAAAAAGATTATAGAATTCGAAGTATTCTAGCAGATGATGATGGTAATTTATGGGTTTGTTCAAGAAATGGTCTTTACTTAAGACAGAAAGGAGATGACATTAAGAAGGTGAATTTCAAAAATAAAAATATCACCGATCTAAAAAAGATCTTCAAAATAAATAAGGATAACTATTTAATTGGTACAAACCAATCGGCCTATAAATTTAACCTGAAGACAGGAAATGTTAAGAGGATACTTGCCAACAAAAAAATCAACGAAGTAACCGGTTTCTTAAAAAGAGAAAACAATGAACTTTGGATTGGTACAAATAACGGCATCTGGATTAAACCAGAACATGGTAAACCAAGACATCTGATCCCTGATGAATCGTCTATGGTGAATAGAATTTCAGTATTATACAAGGATAACTCGAACTCTCTTTGGATCGGCTGTAATGCTATTGGAGTAAGATATATCAACACCAAAAGCCAAGTAGTTGATAATATCCCTTTAAAAACCGGACAGGAAGATGGTATAAAGAAAGGGTTCATCACAAGCATTAGTAAGATTGATAATTATTTATTGATCGGAAGTATGGATACTGATTTATACTTCTATGACTTGAATAAAAAAGAGTTTACTACTTCTAGGGTTTTTAATAATAGTAATTTTGTTACAAAAATTTTAGTCACAAAAGACCGTAGAATTTGGATTGGTACAAGAAATAATGGCCTAAAGGTATCGAAAAAACCATTTACTTCTATCGCAGATTTAGAATGGATAAATGCGAGAAATGAAATAAAAAATGCAGAGAAAGTAAGAGGTAAGATATCGTATATACAAGATCTATTTGAAGATAAGTACAACAATCTTTGGGTAAGTAGTCATGATCTACCTCTATTTAGATACAACATCTCAGAGAAAACAGTTCAGTTGTACGAAGGGTACGATAATAATGAAATTCAGGTATCCAATCTTTACTATGAACCCACAAAAGATCTGATTTGGTTAAGTACAATGAACTACGGTTTATTTAGGTTGACGGTAGAAAATGATAAAATTAAGTCTACTAGACATTATAAAAGTAACCTAAATGATGCAACAACTATATCATCAAATTATACCTGGTCGGTAGTAAGAGACTTTAATGATAAGATATGGGTAGGAACCATTGGTGGTGGGTTGAACCTTTTAAAAGATGAGGAAAAAGGGATATTCGAAAAGTTAAATGCGACGAATTCGGATAGTGATATTGAATGTTTATTAGTGGATGCTATTCAGAAAAAGATCTGGTATGCAGGAGGTACAATTGCCAGTTACGACCCTCAAACGAAAGAAAATATTATCTACTCTAGAGTGGATGGGGTAAAAAATGAAAATGGTTTTAAAGTAGGAGCAGATTACCTTGCAGAAGATGGTATTATGTATTTCGGTGGTGTCGAAAACCTCTCATTTATTGATCCAAATAAATTAATACACAATAATTTTAATCCGACGATAAACCTTACAAGCCTGAGTGTTAATGAATCGCCTGTACATATTGGTCAAGAAGTAGATGGTAGAGTTATTTTGGAGAAAGGACTGCATATTACAGATAAGTTTGTTTTGGGTCCTGATCAGAAAAACTTTAATATCAGCTTTATTGCTATTTACCCTTCAGCGGTGAATCAGGTAGAGTATCAGTATAAACTTGAAGGTTATGATAGTCATTGGATTCGAGTAAATAAAGGGGAAAATAAGGTCTATTTCTCCAATTTACCTTCTGGAGAATATACTTTTAATGTACGAACTAGAATCAGTAACGGCGAATGGTCTATACCTGCAACTGTAAAAATAAAAATTGAAAAACCTTTCTGGAAGCAATGGTATTTTATCCTCACTTTGATCATTGTGGTTATGGTCATCCTTGTGATCATCAACATTAATTATCTAAGACAACAGAAACTAGCTCATAAATTGGAAATCACTGAGTTAGAAAGAGAAAAAGACCAAGAATTAATTGATCAGAAACTGAAATTCTATACTAATATCAGTCATGAATTAAGAACACCTTTAACTTTAATGAAGGGACCTCTAGAGGATTTAGTTTCTAATCATTCTATCAGATCATCTTTAAGAGAAAAAGTACTATTGGCTTATAATCAGACAAATAAGCTATTGGATTTGGTGAATCAACTCCTTGATTTTAGAAAGATTGAGAATGAAAAAATTCAGCTAAACCTTCAGAATGGTAACTTCTATGACTTTATTCATGAGATATTTACCACCTTTAATTATAAAGCCAAATCGAAGCAAATAGATTACAAGTTTACATCGAAAAAAGGAGACTATATCATGGCCTTTGATAAAAGTAAGATGGAAACTGTGTTTATGAACCTATTTTCGAATGCTTTTAAATTTACTGAGGAAGGAGGTGCGATAAAGCTTAAATTAAATACGTTTGAGAAAGACAACCAACCTACATTATCTATTACAGTAGAAGATAATGGTTTAGGAATTGACGAAAAATCGATCAGTAAAATATTTGATAGATTTTATCAGACAGGAAATGCAAATTCTATCAGAATCTCAGGTTCTGGCATCGGGTTATCTATCGCAAAAGAAATTATCGAGGTGCATGAAGGATCACTATCTGTAACAAGTAAAGAAGCTGTAGGAACTACATTTGTGATCGAATTGCCAATGAAAACAGTCGAAAATAATACGTCTGAAGTCCTTCCTGAAAACTATTTTATTGAAGATGTAAATCTAAAACAGGATGAAGAAGAAAATCAGAACATAGAAGGAGCTAAGATTTTGATAGTTGAAGACAACACTGATATTCGAAACTTTATCATCAATTTATTTGAAGGGTCTTGTGAAGTGTTGGATGCAGAAAACGGGCAGGAAGCTCTAAATATCATAAAGAAAGACAAAGAAATAGATCTTATTATTAGTGATATCATGATGCCAGTTATGGATGGACTGGATTTCTGTAAGCATGTTAAGAAAGATCCCGATACATGGCATATTCCAATATTCTTATTAACGGCAAGAACGTCTACTTCTCATGAATTAGAAGGCCTTGAGTATGGTGCAGATATGTACATTACCAAGCCATTTAGTCCTGCGGTCCTTAAGAAAACAGTATACAATACATTAAAACATAGAAAAAGGTTATCGACGATGTACAATGATGTTATCAAGTTGCAAAAACCGATTTCGTTGTATGAAGAAGAAAAAGAAGGAGAGTTCTTAAAAGAGATGGTAACAATTGTAGAAAAGTATCTGAGTTCGCCAGATTTTAAAGTACATACTATTGTTACAGAAATGGGGATGTCACAATCTGTGTTATATAAGAAACTTAAGGAAGTGACAGGTAAATCTATCATCGAGTTTGTGAAAGACATACGTATGAGAAAAGCTGGAGAACTACTTCTGAAAGGCGATAAAAAAGTATTTGAGATAGCTGATGAAGTAGGTATTGGCGACATTAAATATTTTAGAAAATGTTTCAAAGAGCATTACGGTATGTCATCGACTGAATACATGAAAAAAATGAAAAGTTTCTCTGAAGAAACACAAGAATAA
- a CDS encoding sulfatase family protein, giving the protein MKELLLINILVFISIMSGSAQNKADKPNILWITFEDTSPHMIYDNPAAKTPVMDKMAETGIRFNSAFSTATICSASRSAIITGLHATSIGTGNHRSKVNLPSQVKGFPYYLRKEGYYTTNNKKKDYNVMKTPAFTKEAWDESSGNAHWRNRPTKKTPFFSVFNIMYSHASRKFVNPEKKYIEEVYNNLPEEFRTTPEEVVLPEYIKDTPKMRKHFARIYNCINYTDYTIGKILDELKKDKLEDNTIVFIYSDHGEAMPRGKGNGLNTGHRVPLYVYVPKKYQGLTPFKSGKATDQVMSFEDLGPTVLSLAGVEIPSHMEGGNFLSSSFKKEMFYGAKDGTDDARDITREVSDGRFIYSRIYNPILPELQYKHYTGHSKIYVTMRDDLWKNRLKGFQKSIFTEERAYETLYDLKNDPWEMNNLADDPEFKEQLEKMRAFCQEQILATRDLQFMPSGEMLRLDKESGLTPFEYKTDEEIYPLSKILPIAELSGKGKEVIEQQVEALNDNEDLVRYWALFGLKNQKEDAEPYLDKIIKMMENDKAAFNRIEAATIVHALKRDDASKAVLNKYALSTDMFYQWYALRNIQDYLPNQLDFVDTYNTALSKLKPNKSLPEDLKNVRFDVFDTCKGALYMIKQKQKYNLLPAQAN; this is encoded by the coding sequence ATGAAAGAATTATTATTAATAAACATACTGGTATTCATCTCCATTATGTCAGGGTCTGCTCAGAATAAAGCTGACAAACCTAATATCTTATGGATTACCTTTGAGGATACATCTCCTCATATGATATATGATAATCCGGCGGCAAAAACTCCTGTAATGGATAAGATGGCTGAAACAGGTATCCGATTTAATTCTGCTTTTTCAACAGCAACAATTTGCTCGGCATCTAGGTCTGCAATTATAACAGGTCTACATGCGACTTCTATTGGTACAGGTAATCACCGTTCAAAAGTCAACTTACCTAGTCAAGTGAAAGGCTTTCCTTACTACTTAAGAAAGGAAGGGTATTATACCACGAATAACAAGAAGAAAGACTACAATGTGATGAAGACTCCAGCTTTCACAAAAGAAGCATGGGACGAATCAAGTGGAAATGCTCATTGGAGAAATCGTCCAACTAAAAAAACACCTTTCTTTAGTGTCTTTAATATCATGTATTCTCATGCGAGCCGTAAGTTTGTAAATCCTGAGAAAAAATACATTGAGGAGGTATATAATAATCTTCCAGAAGAATTTAGAACAACACCGGAAGAAGTGGTACTGCCAGAGTATATAAAAGATACGCCTAAAATGCGTAAACATTTTGCTAGAATTTATAATTGTATCAACTATACAGATTATACGATTGGAAAAATATTAGATGAATTAAAGAAAGACAAGCTAGAAGATAATACGATTGTATTTATCTATTCTGACCATGGAGAAGCGATGCCTCGAGGGAAAGGAAATGGCTTGAATACAGGACATAGAGTGCCTCTTTATGTATATGTTCCTAAGAAATACCAAGGACTTACTCCATTTAAGTCGGGAAAAGCAACGGATCAGGTAATGAGTTTTGAAGATTTAGGTCCTACTGTATTATCGTTAGCTGGTGTAGAAATTCCATCACATATGGAAGGAGGAAACTTCTTATCTTCTTCTTTTAAGAAAGAAATGTTTTATGGTGCAAAAGACGGAACAGACGATGCTAGAGATATCACAAGAGAAGTTTCAGACGGGCGTTTTATCTATTCTAGAATTTACAATCCAATTTTACCAGAGCTACAATACAAGCATTACACAGGGCATTCAAAGATCTATGTTACCATGAGAGATGATCTTTGGAAAAATCGATTAAAAGGATTTCAAAAGTCAATTTTCACAGAAGAAAGAGCTTACGAAACACTTTATGATTTAAAGAATGATCCTTGGGAAATGAATAACCTTGCTGATGATCCTGAATTTAAGGAGCAATTAGAAAAAATGAGAGCATTCTGCCAAGAGCAAATTTTAGCGACTAGAGATCTTCAATTTATGCCTTCAGGGGAGATGCTTAGGTTAGATAAAGAATCAGGATTAACACCATTTGAATATAAAACGGATGAGGAGATCTATCCATTAAGTAAGATTCTTCCTATTGCAGAGTTAAGTGGAAAAGGCAAAGAAGTTATCGAGCAACAAGTGGAAGCATTGAATGACAATGAAGATTTGGTACGTTATTGGGCTTTATTTGGTTTGAAAAATCAAAAAGAAGATGCTGAACCATATCTTGATAAGATTATTAAGATGATGGAAAATGACAAAGCAGCTTTTAATAGAATTGAGGCGGCTACTATTGTACATGCTCTGAAAAGAGACGATGCTTCTAAAGCAGTTCTTAACAAATATGCATTGAGTACAGATATGTTTTACCAATGGTATGCGTTAAGAAATATCCAAGATTACTTACCAAATCAACTTGATTTTGTAGATACTTACAATACAGCTTTGAGTAAGCTCAAACCTAACAAGAGTTTACCTGAAGATTTGAAGAATGTGAGGTTTGATGTATTTGATACTTGTAAAGGAGCATTATATATGATCAAACAAAAGCAGAAGTATAATTTATTACCTGCTCAAGCAAATTAA
- a CDS encoding fibronectin type III domain-containing protein, with protein sequence MKVILLLTALFSVTWAHSMSLNDSTTVAVFDEEEPNSSYVKSKINIITKNPIKLHQGFAGFNMRIGDTPWTYNNPVFRKGVQQANPGFLRYFSGTRNDYLDFNTGLYIEEHHEQIKSANKEDGDDGWKEKVPNDIKWVNGKIPNRLSDMYDLCGSVGSRLIITLNPFVQSPEEVKTFIKFIKDNNIIVEAYQLANEPQLYRKPKGKYFFKNGEDFAYKVDEIIKAVREIDPDARIAHNYAFDNISSGKWAEGIKKYHKENGRNWDYVSMHSYLFFGTGNKDYDKELERIRTRIRKFTSDDFFDGRFTKTSWEDSKLIITEFSLWNKTVRYTHAYGNLFNPEYLMRMSVQPRAYMIGNHYLGEAIRAKNKYKNKIFEAYNNHEHFDPSNLPNSYTAREEKVALGHIYGVLNNSDQSYITKISGSAKVSAQEEEVDALYAVGYRGNERVDYLMVVNTSNKGHKVQVKLDGTLIDKKLAIKYSYGETPQGEILHGEENAISSEKVTIRPYSVTIISWPKDQLPTPKPTRIYSIRHEKNAATLKWWKRNTADEYIIKYGTSKNNLNQTVKVKGVETKTINGLDHSKEYFFSVVAKNQSGSSESSNIVNTKVNKPDAPKLVRSYKYDGKVIVHWESVPFANSYKVQYKTKNGDFSEEVDAKNITGYVIEKLINNIEYEISVTAYNGNGNSQSSNVFNVTPSGNIPWTPYWLRVSNEKGEGVKLKWQPSDNNKGGKYSVYYCPSPWDESSYELMAEGLTSPEFVDTKERSGNRWYYRVKSVTEDGASNFYSNIATFTTKKKNTK encoded by the coding sequence ATGAAAGTTATATTATTACTAACGGCACTATTTAGTGTTACGTGGGCTCACTCGATGTCTTTGAATGATTCAACAACTGTAGCAGTTTTCGATGAAGAAGAGCCGAATAGTAGTTATGTCAAATCAAAGATCAATATAATTACTAAAAACCCTATTAAACTTCATCAAGGATTTGCAGGATTCAATATGCGTATTGGAGATACACCTTGGACATATAATAATCCGGTGTTTAGAAAGGGTGTCCAACAAGCCAATCCAGGTTTTTTACGATACTTTTCAGGAACAAGAAACGATTATCTAGATTTCAATACAGGATTATATATTGAAGAGCATCATGAACAAATTAAAAGTGCCAACAAAGAAGATGGTGACGATGGGTGGAAGGAAAAGGTTCCCAATGATATAAAATGGGTAAATGGAAAAATTCCAAATAGATTGTCTGATATGTATGATCTGTGTGGATCTGTGGGCTCAAGGCTAATCATTACGCTTAACCCTTTTGTACAATCTCCGGAAGAGGTAAAGACTTTTATTAAGTTTATTAAGGACAATAATATCATTGTTGAGGCTTACCAATTGGCTAATGAACCGCAATTATATAGAAAACCGAAGGGAAAATATTTCTTCAAAAATGGCGAAGACTTTGCCTATAAAGTAGATGAAATTATAAAAGCGGTAAGAGAAATTGATCCCGACGCTAGAATAGCTCATAACTATGCCTTTGATAATATTTCCTCAGGAAAATGGGCTGAAGGGATTAAGAAGTATCATAAAGAGAATGGAAGAAACTGGGACTATGTATCTATGCACTCTTATTTATTCTTTGGAACAGGTAATAAGGATTATGACAAAGAATTAGAAAGAATCAGAACAAGAATCAGGAAATTTACAAGTGATGATTTCTTTGATGGCAGATTTACAAAAACATCGTGGGAAGATTCTAAACTGATCATTACGGAATTTAGTTTATGGAACAAGACAGTGCGATATACTCATGCGTACGGTAACTTGTTCAATCCGGAGTACTTAATGAGAATGTCTGTTCAGCCGAGAGCTTACATGATTGGTAATCACTATCTGGGTGAGGCTATAAGAGCAAAAAATAAGTACAAAAATAAAATATTTGAGGCGTATAATAATCACGAACATTTTGATCCAAGTAATCTACCTAACAGTTACACTGCTCGAGAGGAAAAAGTTGCATTAGGACATATCTATGGAGTATTAAATAACAGTGATCAAAGCTATATCACAAAGATTTCGGGTTCTGCTAAAGTTTCCGCTCAAGAAGAAGAGGTGGATGCATTGTACGCAGTAGGTTATAGAGGAAATGAAAGGGTCGATTATCTAATGGTTGTCAATACTTCTAATAAGGGCCATAAGGTACAAGTAAAATTAGATGGTACACTTATCGATAAAAAGTTAGCGATCAAATATTCATATGGAGAAACTCCTCAGGGCGAAATATTACATGGAGAGGAAAATGCTATTAGTAGTGAAAAAGTGACAATTCGTCCTTATAGCGTTACCATTATTTCTTGGCCGAAAGATCAATTACCAACTCCAAAACCAACAAGAATATATTCTATTCGCCATGAGAAGAATGCTGCCACTTTAAAATGGTGGAAAAGAAATACCGCAGATGAGTATATCATCAAGTACGGCACCTCAAAAAATAACCTTAATCAAACTGTTAAGGTGAAAGGAGTAGAAACAAAGACAATAAATGGGTTAGATCATAGCAAAGAGTATTTCTTTTCTGTTGTAGCTAAAAATCAATCGGGAAGTAGTGAGTCTTCTAATATTGTCAATACCAAAGTGAATAAGCCTGATGCACCAAAATTAGTGCGTTCTTACAAATACGATGGAAAAGTGATTGTACATTGGGAGTCGGTTCCTTTTGCCAATAGTTATAAGGTACAGTATAAGACTAAAAACGGTGACTTTTCTGAAGAAGTAGACGCTAAAAACATTACAGGTTATGTTATTGAAAAACTAATAAATAACATTGAATATGAAATAAGTGTAACTGCTTATAATGGAAATGGCAATAGTCAATCATCGAATGTGTTTAATGTGACTCCCTCTGGGAATATTCCATGGACACCTTATTGGTTGAGAGTTTCAAATGAAAAAGGTGAAGGAGTAAAATTAAAATGGCAACCTTCTGATAATAATAAAGGAGGGAAGTACTCGGTATATTACTGTCCATCTCCTTGGGATGAGTCTTCTTATGAGTTAATGGCAGAAGGGCTAACATCACCTGAATTTGTAGATACAAAGGAAAGATCGGGCAATAGATGGTACTACAGAGTGAAATCAGTTACAGAAGATGGAGCAAGTAATTTCTATTCTAACATTGCCACATTTACGACGAAAAAGAAAAATACAAAGTAA
- a CDS encoding sulfatase family protein, whose protein sequence is MRRVIFYIGVVYLLLNTGCTKTITSSTQQNKEVLKPNIIFVYFDDLGFGDIGVNGADKNLKTPHLDALALGGINFKNGYATSATCTPSRYAAFTGQYPWRKNAQILPGSAPMLIDTTQVTLPKMLQSAGYTTGIIGKWHLGLGTNDKDWNRPIYPGPNEVGFDLSYILAATQDRVPTVYIEDGNVVNLDPNDPIEINYKENFDGQPTGKSHPELTSMKWHHGHNASIINGIPRIGYMKGGKSATWSDIDMADHFLAKVKSFIVENANGEKPFFLTYTMQQPHVPRTPHPRFVGKSGMGPRGDVIIEADWCIGELMKTIRQQGIEENTLIILSSDNGPVLNDGYYDEAVELLGQHDPNGGLRGGKYSLFDAGAHVPFITYWKGKIQPSTSDALVCQVDLFASLADLVGSHQKAQDSENVMDAFLGKSSEGRESLILEASTKTSYRKGDYVLIPAYKGKKVNKKVNIELGNSPEMALYNLKLDPSQKKNIAEDNPELVKTLYNEYLIKRGIQPKNMK, encoded by the coding sequence ATGAGAAGAGTAATATTTTATATAGGTGTAGTTTATTTATTATTGAATACCGGATGTACTAAAACAATTACTTCCAGTACTCAACAAAATAAAGAAGTACTAAAACCTAATATCATTTTTGTGTATTTTGATGATCTCGGTTTTGGAGATATTGGTGTAAATGGTGCTGACAAAAACTTAAAAACACCTCACCTTGATGCTTTGGCTTTAGGTGGGATTAACTTTAAAAATGGGTATGCTACTTCAGCCACTTGTACACCATCAAGGTATGCAGCATTTACAGGGCAATACCCATGGAGAAAAAATGCACAGATTCTTCCAGGATCTGCACCAATGCTTATTGATACTACTCAAGTTACATTACCTAAGATGCTTCAATCTGCAGGATACACTACAGGTATTATTGGGAAATGGCACTTGGGGCTTGGAACAAATGATAAAGATTGGAACAGGCCAATTTATCCTGGACCTAATGAGGTCGGATTTGACTTATCTTATATTTTGGCAGCGACTCAAGATAGGGTGCCAACCGTATATATTGAAGACGGTAATGTAGTAAATTTAGATCCGAATGATCCAATTGAAATTAACTACAAAGAAAATTTCGATGGACAGCCTACAGGTAAGAGTCACCCTGAACTTACTTCAATGAAATGGCATCATGGACATAATGCTTCAATCATAAATGGTATTCCAAGAATTGGTTATATGAAAGGTGGTAAAAGTGCCACCTGGAGTGATATAGATATGGCTGACCATTTCTTAGCTAAAGTAAAAAGCTTTATTGTTGAAAATGCTAATGGAGAGAAACCCTTTTTCTTAACTTATACTATGCAGCAACCTCATGTTCCTAGAACTCCACACCCTAGATTTGTAGGAAAATCGGGTATGGGACCAAGAGGAGATGTAATTATTGAAGCGGATTGGTGTATTGGTGAATTAATGAAAACGATTCGCCAACAAGGTATCGAAGAGAACACACTAATTATTCTATCTTCCGACAATGGACCAGTACTTAATGACGGGTATTATGATGAAGCGGTTGAATTATTGGGGCAGCATGATCCAAACGGTGGACTTAGAGGTGGAAAGTATTCATTATTTGATGCAGGGGCACATGTTCCTTTTATCACTTATTGGAAAGGTAAAATACAGCCAAGCACATCAGATGCATTAGTGTGTCAGGTAGATTTATTTGCCTCACTTGCAGATCTTGTTGGTAGTCATCAAAAAGCTCAAGATTCAGAAAATGTGATGGATGCTTTCCTAGGGAAATCTTCAGAAGGAAGAGAATCTTTAATATTAGAGGCAAGTACCAAAACATCATATCGAAAAGGTGATTATGTATTGATACCAGCTTATAAAGGAAAGAAGGTGAATAAGAAGGTGAATATTGAGTTAGGGAATTCTCCAGAAATGGCTCTTTATAATTTAAAGCTAGATCCCTCTCAGAAAAAAAATATTGCAGAGGATAATCCGGAGCTAGTGAAAACACTATACAATGAGTATTTGATCAAAAGAGGAATTCAACCAAAGAATATGAAATAA